AGGCGAACACCCCCACCGGCATCCCCGATGCGCCCAGGATCGGGCTCGACCAGCAGGCGCGAAGCCCCAGCGGCAGCACCAGATGCTTGTGCTGCGCCCAGCATGCGTCGTGTTCGATATCGGTGACGACCACTTCCTGTCGCCAATATACCGCAGAGCCGCAGCATCCCGAATCGGGGCCTATCGCTAGCCCGTCGAGCGCCGCCGCCAAGCAGGGGGGAAGGCCTGGCGCCGCCAATGGGCGAAGCAAGCCGAGCGGATCGATCGAAAGGATCGAGCATATCGCGCCAGGAGACGCCTTTTCGGCCTCGATACACAGGCGCGACAAGATGGCGTCCAGCGGCTCGTCCGCGGCCAGCATGCCGAGTATGATGTCCTGTACCTTCAGCATACTGCACCGCGGCGCCGGGCCGGGGAAGCCGAGAGGAGCGCAGCGCCGGACGCTGCAGCAAGGGCGTAGCGGGTGGCCGTCAGTGACATGCCGAAGAACTCAGCGCCGCTCATCGTCGTCGAGATCATGTTCGAGCGAGGACGCGATCGATGACAGCAGCGCCTGCGATCGCCACATCTCGCGCGCATCGTTCGATGCTTCGGCGATGTCGGTCTGCACGTCGATCGCCCGATCGACGATGGCGACGCTGTCGCTGGTGGTCAGGACGGTTTGTTCGATCAGACCGTGGATCAGGCTTTCGACCAGTATCAGCGCGGCTTGGCCATGGGCATCGGGCGTCGCGGGCGGGGTAATCGAAACGATCGGGGTATTGTCGTTTTCAGGCATGCATCGACCTTTTACAAACATGGGCATCGAACGCGCCCGTTGTCCGATTGCCCTGGCGCACATTTGCAGCGTTGATATGCCCCGTCCCGACACCCTGCCACAACTTAGCTTAACAACGGACTATAACACGGATCAATGTCCTAAAATGTTAAATGGGTGTAGTGCAGTGATATGGGCAATCGGTTCGTACAAAAATTGCGTGAACTCAGTGCCCTAAGCACCGACGACATTGCTGCATTGGAGTCTGCGACTTCGCGTACGCGAACCTTTGTCGCGCGGCAGGACTTGATCCGCGAAGGCGATGAGCCGGGGCCCGTGTTCGTCATCCTCGAAGGGTGGGCGTGTCGGTACAAGATCCTGCCATCGGGTGCGCGGCAGATCATGGCGTTCATGATACCCGGCGATTCCTGCGACTTGCACGTCAATCTGTTGCCCGAAATGGATCATAGCATCCAGGCGATCACCACCGCGACGGTCGCGACGATCCCGAAAGCGACGATGCAATCGCTCATGGCCGACCACCCGGCGATCGCGCGCGCGATGTACACCGCGCAATTGATCGACGAGAGCATCATGCGATCGTGGATCGTCAGCATGGGGCGACGCAGCAGCATCGAGCGAGTCGCGCACCTGATGTGCGAGCTGTACCTACGCGCCTACAGCATCGGGCTGGTGACCGATGGCGAAGTGGCGCTGCCACTATCGCAGCTGGTGCTGGCCGATGCGCTCGGAATGACCTCGGTGCATATCAATCGCGTGTTGAAGGAGCTGCGCCTCGCGGGAGCAATGGCGCTCCGGCGCGGCAGTCTCGACATCATCGATCCGGTGAAGCTGATCCAGATCGCGGGCTTCGACGAAAACTACCTGCACCGCCGGCTGCGCACCGGGTCCGACCGCCACTAAGGCAACGCGCTCGCCACCGAGCGATGGGCTTAGGACGGCTTTGACAAGGTCAACCCGACGATCGCGTCGGGGGCATCGTGCAATCGCAGGAACAAGGTATCGCCGGCGGGGCGAGGGAGCGCGATCGATGCGCCGACGAAGCCGATCGGCACCGCGACGGGGTCGGCAAAATCGGCGGTCTGGCTGATCGCGGCGATCAGGAACAGGCTCCGTCCCGACAGCGCGCATTCGGCCTCACCGGGTGCGCAAGCCACCCCCGTGATCTCGGGAAGCCGGACCACATGCGCGAGCGGCTGCCAATCACTTGGCGCGTCGCCATTGAGCAGGCGGAAGCGCAGCGGCCCCGATACGTCGTGATCGAACAGCTTGTCGGCGCTCGCGCTGGCGACGACGACGTCATCGCCGACACGCTGCAGCGCGCCCGATGCGAAATCGAGTCGCGCGACGCTGCCGTCCTTGGCGGCAAGCTCGATCCCCTCGCGCAAGGGGCCGTTGGCCACGCGGAACGAGAAGGCGAGCCTGCCCCGTTCGGGTAGCAGCGCGTCGGGCAGGGCGATCGGCAGCACGCCCTGCGCCGGTTGATACGCCGCCTCGCGGCTGATGAGCGTCGCCGACGGGCGCGGCGGGGCGATCGTCGCGGTGACGCGAAGCCTGCGTCCGTCGCGCAGCGTCGCGGTCGCGGGGACGGCTTTCCCCGGCGTCAGGCCGGTGAGGGCGGTCTCGGCGCGCATCGTCATCCGATCCCCCTGTTCGCCGCGGCTGACATCGCCGGGGGCGAAGCGGTGCTCGCCGACATCGAGCTGCGCGACCTGGTCGAGCCGGCTGCCGCGCAGCACCGCCTCCCGGTCGCCGAGATGCACGACGAAGCGATCGAGCCGGCTCGCCTCGACGCGGCCCTTGAGCGCGATGCGTTGCATCGGCGCGGCGCCGTGGCGCGCGATGGTCAGCGTGAAGGCGCCGGGCGCCGCGGTTCCGAGCGGGAGTTTGGCCTCGATCGCGTCGGCGGCGGTCGCCGTCCAGGCCGGGTGCCGCTCGCTTCCCTTCGAATCGCGAAGCGTCAGCTGCGACACGCACGCCGCCGCGCCGCCCTTGAGCGTCAGCCCATGCTCGCGCCCGACCACGATCATATCGTCGGGTTCGGCGTGCCAGGCGTCGGGCGCGTCGAGCACGAGCGGCAACCGCGGGCCAGAAAAGCGATCGAACCCCCATTTGCCCTGGAGCACCCCGCCTTCGATCCCGGTCAGCGCGGCGACCGCGTCGAGGCTGGCGGGGCGAAGGCCGCCCGCGGCGACATCGACCAGCACGGGAATCTCGCTAGGCTTGCCGCCGACGGTGACCGCGATGGCGAGGTCGCGCGCATAGTTGGTGGCGAACAGCAAAGACGCATCGTCGAGCGGGATCGTAACGTCGGATCGTGCGAGGCAGATCGGGGTCCGGCTGCCGGGCTGCCAGCTCGGCGGCGTGGCGACGCCGATCGGCGGCAGCGGGGCGAGCAGCACCGACCGCGGATTCTGGAACGACGGCGGGGCGTTGAGCTTGAGCTGGAGGTCATCGCCGCGCGCGACGGTCAGCGCGGGAAGATACTGGTATTGCGCGGTGCGGAAGGCGCCGAACAGCCGCGCGACGTCGCGCGCCAGCCCGATATAGGGGCTGTAATAGCCGGCGCCCGCCTCGGGGGTGGCGGCGATGCGATAGGCGACGTCGACCGGGGTGCCGGTGAGCGTCTCGGCCAAAGTGGTGCCGCGCTGCGCCTGCAGCACCAGCGTTTCCTTGTTCTGTGTCAGGCAGCTCGCCTGCAGCGCGCGGGGACGGGTGAGGCATTCGGTGTTGAGCTTGATCCCCAGCGCCTTGGCAAGCAGCGGCGCGGCAGTGGCGAGCTCGCCGGGGCGGGTGTCGGCGATCGTCCCGACGGTTGCGACGAAGGTCTCGAGCCGTGCCTGGTCGAGCGAGGCCTGGTGCAGATCCTTGGCCGCGCGCACGAACACGCCGGGGCGGCCGCGCACCCCGTCGCGCACCGCGTCGAACCCGCCCCCGGTCTGCGGTGCGAGCAGGATCAATGCCTGTTCGGCGCCCTCGGGCACCGTGAGTTCGAGGACATTGCCCTTCGATTTCCAGGTTTCCGCATGTTCGAACCAGTCCTTGGGCGGCGGATTGGCGGCGCCGCGCAGGAAGGTGCCGATCAGCAGATAGCGTGCCGACTTGGTATCGGGCAGCAATGCCTTGGCCGACAGCCGGTCGCCCGCGCGCAGCGACGGCACCGCGGTGATCGGCAGCGTCACGCCGTCGCGCGTCACGGTGATCGAGAGCACCGGCCCGTCGAGATCGAACCCGCCTTGCTGTTGCTGGGCAAGGGCATCGCCGGTGAGCACCAGGGCGATCGCGGCGAATATCGGAATAAGCGGGCGGATCATCGGCGGGGCTATAGGGCACCACCCACGCGGCGGCAAAGCGATGCGGCGGACCGGCGGCTTGACGGTGGCGCAATGCGCGCGTTGCTGTAGCCTGCGAACCGACTGGACGACTGCGGGGGTGCGATGTTTGCGATGACGATGGCTTGGCGCGCGGCGCTGTTCCTTGCCCTGACGAGCGTGCCGGTGGCCGCGAGCGCGCAGCAGGAGGTGCGCCCGGCCTACCCGCCGGTGTTGCCGCTGCGCGAGCGGGCCGCGGTGATAGACGGCTGGCTGAGGGAGCGTCTCGATACCGTGCTGCCTGCGATCATGCGCGAACAGGGTGTCGACATGTGGGTACTGGTCGCGCGCGAGAATTTCGAGGAGCCGGTGATCGCCTCGATGCTCGATGCCGAGAGCATGGCGGCGCGGCGGCGGACGATCCTGGTGTTCTTCGATTCGGGTGAGGGACTGCCGTTCGAGCGGCTGACGGTCAGCCGCTACCCGCTCGGCGATCTGTTCGAAGCCGATTGGGATCCTCACATCCAACCCGACCAATGGAAGCGGCTTACCGAGATCATCGCGGTGCGAAACCCCAAGCGGATCGCGATCAATTCGTCGCGCCGCACCGCCTATGCCGATGGCATGACGCTCAGCGCGCATGACGAGATGATGGCGGCGCTGCCCGAATCGCTCCGCTCGCGCGTGGTTCGCGACGAGACGCTGGCGGTGCGCTGGCTCGAAACGCGCACCGCTGCCGAAATGGCGCGCTATCCGCAGATCGTCGCGCTGGCGCATGCGATCATCGGCGAAGGGCTGTCGGACAAGGTCATCACCCCCGGCGTCACCACCACCGACGACGTGGTGTGGTGGTTCCGCGAACGGATCGCCGCGCTCAAGCTCGATACCTGGTTTCAACCTTCGGTCGCGGTGAGCCGCCGGGGGGTGAAGGATACGCTCGACGGTGACACGGTGATCGCGCCGGGCGACCTGATCTGGACCGATTTCGGCATCGAATATCTGCGGCTGCACACCGATACCCAGCAAAACGCGTATGTCTTGCGGCCCGGCGAGACGCAGGCGCCCAAGGGGCTGCGCGACGGCCTGGCCGCCAACAACCGCGTCCAGGATGCGCTGACGACGTCGTTCCGCGTCGGCGACAGCGGCAACGCGATCCTGGCGCGCGCGCGGGCCAAGGCGATCGCGCAAGGGCTGAACCCCAGCATCTATTCGCACCCGATCGGCTATCACGGCCATGGTGCGGGCACCGCGATCGGCTTTTGGGACAATCAGCAGCCCGACCCGCGCGGCGACTATCCGCTATACCCCAACACCGCCTGGTCGATCGAACTTGCCGCCACTGCCGCGGTGCCCGAATGGGGCGGCCAGCTGGTATCGTTCAAGACAGAGGAGGATGCCTATTATGACGGCAGCCGGGTCACCTATCTCGACGGACGCCAGACCGACTTATACCTGCTAGGCGGCACTCCCACCGCCAATCTCAAGCCCGGAATCCCCAAATGATTGCAAGCGACAGCGACGGTACCTGGCTGCACCGGCTGGACACGCGGATATTGGTCACGCTGCTGATCGTCATCGTCGCGCTTGGCGGTTTTGCCTATGTCGCGTCCGAAGTCGCCGAGGGCAATCCGCTGGCGATCGACCGGTGGCTGCTGCTCCTGCTGCGCAGCGTCGCCGATCCCGGGACGTCGATCGGTCCGCGCTGGTTCTCGCACGCGATGGTCGATTTCACCGCGCTGGGCGGGGGGACCGTGCTGACGCTGGTGACGTTCTTCATCACCGGATACCTCGTGGCGCGGCGCAAGCTCGCGCTGGCGATGTTCGTGGCGTCGTCGATCGCCGCGGGCGGGCTGCTCAATGCGCTGCTCAAGACCGCCTTCGTCCGCGCACGGCCCGATATCGTTCCCCATCTGGTCGAGGTCAGCTCGGCGAGCTTTCCCAGCGGCCATGCGATGAATTCGGCGATGGTCTATCTGACCGGGGCAGCGTTGCTCGCTAGCGCCGAACCCAGCCGGCGGGTTCGGGTTTTCCTCATTACCGCCGCGCTGGTGCTTACCTTGCTGATCGGATTTTCGCGGGTGTTCCTGGGGGTCCATTTCCCCACCGACGTGCTGGCGGGATGGGCGGTAGGGATCGCCTGGGCGGTCGCGGCTTCATGGGTGGCCGGAATATTGCAGCGGCGTCACACGATTGAGGGCGCCGAGGGCACGACGACTTCGATCGCGCGCTGAGCGACGCGCACCGTCACCGGGGTGCGCGCCAGATTCTCGCCGTCGATCGAGATATTCTGGTGCGGCCGGGTGCGCAGCCGCAACTCGCGCCCGCGGAACTCGACGGTATTGGCGCTGCGCGACTTCAGCTTGAAGAATTTGGCGTACCAGTCGAACGCCAGCCGCATCAGGCTGCGCCCGGTCACCGCCTGGATGACGATGTCGCCGCTATCGACGTCGGTGGTCTCGATCAGTTCGACCCCGCCGTGGAAGCGGCCGTTGAAGATGCGGACTTCGCTCGCCCAGGTGCGGTGCTCGCCATGTTCGTCCTCGACGGTCAAGCGGAACGGGCGGAAGTTCAGCAGGCACCACAGCGCCCAGCCGAGATAGCCGACGCGCCCGAGGTAGCGCTTGAGCTTGTGCGGAACGGTGTCGCCGATCATCGGCGACAGCCCCAGCGCGGCGGCGTTCACGAAATAATCGTCGTCGATCATGCCGAGGTCGATCCGGCGCAGCCGTCCTGTGACGATCGCGTCGATCGCGCCGTCGAGATCGAGCGGCAACCCCAGCGTCCGCGCGAAGCTGTTGGCGGTGCCCAGCGGCAGGACCGCGAAGACGCAATCGGTGTTGGCGACGTCGTCGACCAGCCGCGACAGCGATCCATCGCCGCCGCCGACGATCACCATCGGCGCGCCGTCGCGCACGGCTTCGCGAACAAAGTCGTTGAGCTTCGACGGATCCTGCACCGCATGCGAGGCGATCAGCGTGATCCCCGCTTGCTCGAGCTTTTCCTTGGCCTGGTGGCACAGCGCCTCGCCCTTGCGCGAATGCGCGTTGACGATCAGCACCGCCTCGCGGGGAATGGGACGGCTCAACGCTTGCAATCCGATCGTTTACGCAACGGTACCGTCTCCTTCGTGCAGCGATACGCCCTGCACCGGTCGTAAGCCGGCAAACCGCTTTCGGCCATAGCCGCGAAAACTACGCGCGATCGGCAACCGCCAGGATCGCCGCCGCGACGCGCGCCGGATCGGTGTGATGCACCATATGCCCCACCCAATCCATCCGCGTCGCCACCGCACCAGGCAATTGCTCGGCAAGCTTCGCCGATTGATCGGCCTGTACCACCAGCTTGTCGCCAACGCCCCAGACGATCGCGATCGGCAGATCGAGTTCGGCGTAGCGCGGCGAGAGGCGCGCCGCCGATGCGGGCATTTGGCCGCTGTCGATCGCGGTTGCGCGCAATTGCGATGGGCGCAGCATCAGCGTGAAGGGTATGTCCTTCAGGAATGCTTCGGTGGGGTCGGCGGGCGAGAAGACGAGCTTGTTGCCCAGCGGACCGGTCAGCCGGGTCTGCAGCGGCGCGACGGTGTTGGCGATCACGTCACCCAGGCCGGGCGAGCCCGCGACCGCCGCCATCACTGCGTCGGGACGCGGCGTCGCGAAGAAATAGCCCGACAGCAGCGCAAGCCCGCCGATCGCGTCGCGATGATCGAGCGCCCATGCCAGCGCGGGGAGGGTGCCCCAGCTATGCCCGACGACGATCGGGCGATCGATCCCGAGCTTGGCGCAGGCGGCGACCAGCAATTCGGCCTGACGCTCGGGCGTCCAGTCGATCCCGCGAGGACGCGGGGTATAGCCATAGCCGGGGCGATCGAACGCGATCACGCGATGCTGTTTCGCGAGAAGATCGATCAGCCCGCTGACGACGAAATCCTCGACCAGCGAGGCACTGCCGTGGATCAGTACGATCGCCGGTCCGGCGCCGCGCTGATAATAATGCACCGGCATCCCATCGACCTCGACGAAGGCACCGATCGGCGGGTGATCGCGCTCGGCACGCGCTGCCGACCAGCGGTTGAAGATCGCCGCACCGGCCAGCGCGGCGATGCCTGCGCCGAGCCAGGTTGCGGGGGTGTTGCGGGCTATGTCGTTGGGTTTGCTTGCGTTGGCCATGATGATCCTCGATCCGAAAGATGGGGCAGTCGACCGAAGCGAATCGGGCGGGTTCGCGACAACGGCGGCGCGGCCGTCGATACCCGCACCAACCATGGGTTTTGCCGAACGTTCCGCGCCGAAAGAGATACCGCAGCAACGCCGATACCGCAGGAACGCCCGGTCGCGGCGATGGTTGAGCGGGGGAGGAGTCTTTCCATGACCGACGATCCAGCTTCGACATCGAACACCCCGATCCCGTCGCGCCCGACCGCGACCGCGATCGGCGACGGCCCCGGCTATTCGGGGCAGGACCATGGCACCGCCGACCAAAGCGATCCCGACCGTGCACGCAAGCCGGCGCTTGCCGCCGACGAACAAGCGACGCGCGGCGCGGTTGCATCGGCGGTCGATCTGCGCGGCCTGCCTGCCGATGCCGGCTATCGCGGCGCGCCGCAGCAGGGGACGGGCGAAGTCCATGGCAGCGGCGCTGGCGCTGGAGGCGGCAATCCCGGCGAGGATTATGACAGCGATACCGGCGGCGACCAGAGCGAAGATCAGGGCGTTCCGCCCTCGATCTGACCGCACGCCACAACCATTTCCCCTTTGAAGGATAGAGCATGAGCGACAAGCAACCGATGCAGGCGAGCGGCCAGGATACCGACCGCAATGCGCCCGACGGCGTCAGCGATACCAAGATCAGCGGCAAGACCAGCAGCGAAAGCTCGGGCGCTGCCTATCCCAACCCGCACACCGGCAAGGACGGGAACCCCGATGCCGACAAACATGGTGGGCAGACCGAGATCGCCTATCATGGTCCGGGGCAGCTGGGCGACCAGAAGGTCGGCGAAACCAAGAATGCGGTGACCGAGGGCAACTAGCCCAGGTTTCGCGAGCGGCCTGGAACTATGCCGCCAGGCCAGCCGCTTAGCAATCAGGACCGAGCGCCCCGCTCGGATGATCAGGAGTTTTTGTATGTCGACCCCCGAAACGCTGAACGACATCTATGTCGACGAACTCAAGGATCTGTATTCGGCGAACGACCAGATGCTGAAGGTCGTCAAGAAGATGACGACCAAGGCGAGCGATGCCGCGCTGAAGGAAATGCTGACCAAGTCGCATGAGGGCATCACCGCGCATACCGCGGTGATCAAGGAACTGATCGCCGGACAGGACGAGAAGGTTTCGAAGGAGCATTGCAAGGGCATGGAAGGGCTGGTTGCCGAGGCGACCAAGCATGTGCTCGAAGAGGGGCCCAAAAAAGGTCCGATGCTCGATGTGCTGATCATCGCGCAATATCAGCGCATGACGCATTACGGGCTGGCCGGCTTCGGCACCGCCGCGGCCTATGCCAAGGCGCTGGGCCTGAAGGACGACGACAAGAAGCTGCGCGCCGCGACCAAGGAAATCTACGGTAGCGACGAATATATGACACGGCTCGCTGAAACCACGGTGAACATCGACGCCAAGGACGCCTGACCGGTTGCGCCCGCCCCGGCAGTGCCGGAGCGGGCGGTTCCTTTCAATCGCGGCGCGTGCCCATGCCGCGCTCGCGTCCCCATACGACCGCGCCGCTGCGGCGGTTCACCCCGATCTTGGCATAGAGCCGCGCGACATGGTTGCGGACGGTGTTGCGCGACAGCCCGAGCTGCACCGCGATCGCATTGTCGTCGAGATCGTCGCAGATCAGCTCGAGGATCTCGCGTTCGCGGGGGCTGAGGTTGCTCGGGGGAGCAGGCGCCTCGGGACGGCGTAGCGTTGCGAGCTTGTCGAGGATCGAATGGCTCAGCCAATTGGCGTCCTTCATCACCGCGTCGATCGCATCGGCCAGTTCGCGCTCGCTTTGCTTGCGCGAGGTGACGTCCTGGCACACCCACAATACGCATGGCGCGCCTTCGACGCTGATCGTCTCGGCCGAAATCAGGCAGTCGATCGGAGCGCCAGTGCGCGAGCGCAGGATCGCTTCGGCGTCGCGGACCGCGCCCAACTCGACCAGTTGCCGCTCGAGCGACTGGCCGAGCTGGGGGTCTTCCCATAGCTGCAGATCGTCGGCGGTCTGCCCGATCGCCTGACGGGCGTCATGCCCGGTGAGCGCGCGGAACGCCGCGTTGACGCTCGCAATCCGGTGATCGCAATCGGCGGTCACCACCATCGCGACCGGCGCCATTTCGAAGACCGAGCGAAGATGATGCTCGCTTGCGGCAAGCGCCTGCTCGGCGCGGCGCCTGGGTTCGAGATCGGCGAAGGTCAGCAGCAGCGAATCCTCGCCGGTGACGTCGATCGGCTGGCCCGCGAACAGCACCAGCCGGCGCGATCCGTCGGCGACGCGAAGCTCGGCCTCGGCCTGCGCGACGATTTCGCCCTCCTCTATCCGGCGGCGCACCGCGACCGGATCGGCGAGATTGGCGAGCAGGTCGAGCCCGAACAGCGACTTGCCGGTGAGTGCTTCGGGGGTGAAACCGGTCAGCGTCTCGAAGCCGGCATTGACCTGGACGATCCGCTGGTCATGCAGCCGCACGACGATCGCGGGGGCGGGGTTGGCGTTGAACATCGCCGCGAACCGCGCCTCGGCATCGAACCGCGCCGATACGTCGTCGATCACCAGCGCGAGATATTCGGCTTCGCCGCCGTCGATATCCATGACGACATCGCGCACCTGGTGGATCCAGCGCGCCTGATCGTCACCCGCCGGTGCGACTTCGACGATCAGGTCGGGGAAGCTGTCGCCCGCGAGCAGGCGGAAGAGCGGATATTCACGATGCTTGAGCGGGCGATGGTCGTGGGTGCGCAGGGTGAAGCGCTCGGCATAGCCCTCCGCCGTCGTACCCAGTTCGGCCAGCGTGCCCACGCCGTGCATTCGAAGCGCGGCGGCGTTCGCGCTCAGGATCGTTCCCGCGGGATCGATCAGGATCACCCCGTCGAGCAATTGCGCGGTCAGCTGTTCGAGATGACGGAGGGCGGGCTGGTCGGGGTTGGTCATGCCAGCACAAGCGTTCGACCGCGGTCGCCGTTCCTTGGCCGTGCACCAATCCACTTGGTGCTGCCGCATCAAGTCGGACCGGGCACCGGCTCGGGCCGATCTGAACATCGTCGCCCATCGGCGGTTTAGCCCTCACGAAACAAGCGAAGGGAAACACCATGGGCATTATCGTCCTTCTTGTCGTCGGCGGATTGATCGGCTGGGTCGCCAGCATGATCATGCGTACCAACGGCCAACAAGGCATCATCCTCAACATCGTTGTCGGAATCGTCGGCGCGTTGCTTGCAGGGTTCATCATCACCCCGCTGATCGGCGGCAGCCCCATCACCAGCGGCGAAATTTCGATCCAGTCGGTGCTGGTGTCGCTGGTCGGCGCAGTCGTGCTGCTTGCCATCATCAACATGTTTCGCCGCGGTGCGGTACGTTGAATTCAGGAGATCACAACATGACCACCAATGTAGCTTCGGCAATGTTCGACACGCCAGCAGAAGCCGACCGCGCCGTCGCGGATCTGCGCCAGGCCGGCGTCCCCGATGCCGCGCTGTCGATCGTGACTCGCCACGACGGCGTCAACAGCACCGCGCATGGCGATGGTGAAGCCGTCGACGACGGCCAGGGAAGCGTGATGCGCGGTATCCTGGGCGGCGGCGCGCTCGGCGCCGGGCTCGGCATCGCGGCGCTCGCCATTCCCGGCGTCGGACCGCTGGTCGCCGCAGGGGCGATCGCGGCTACGGCAGTCCCCGGCGCGATGGCGGTCGGTGCGGCAGCGGGCGCGGTTGCGGGCACCGCGAACGAGACGCTGCTCAACCACGGCATCGATGAGGAAGACGCCGGCTATTATGGCGACCATCTGGGGCGCGGCGGCGTGCTGGTGTCGGTCGAGGCGAATTCGGGCACCGTGTCGGGCGAGACTGTTACCGACATCCTGTACCGCAATGGCGGCCACAGCTCGCGGCGCTCGCGTCTCACGACCTGAGGTGGCCTAAGGCCAAATAAGCGAAAGGCCGCCCCTTGCAGGGCGGCCTTTCCATTGTCGACTGAAGCCGGCAATATTTAGGCGCGAAGCCGTCCCGCCGAGGCGATCATGGTTGTGCCCGAAGCCGCATTCAGTGCGTGACAATGAGACATTCGATCACCTCCTTTCGATTGTTGACGATTGCTGGAAGATGGCCCGCGCCAGCGTCGATGCAAGGTTGTAGCGCGAATAATCGACCGTGGTGTTCCATGGTTGGCGTTCGGCGGGTGCCGACCCCATCTTGATGGCATGAACGATGACCTCATCCAGCTCGGCCTGATCGACGATGCCGAGATACTGCTCGCCGATG
The genomic region above belongs to Sphingomonas qomolangmaensis and contains:
- a CDS encoding Crp/Fnr family transcriptional regulator yields the protein MIREGDEPGPVFVILEGWACRYKILPSGARQIMAFMIPGDSCDLHVNLLPEMDHSIQAITTATVATIPKATMQSLMADHPAIARAMYTAQLIDESIMRSWIVSMGRRSSIERVAHLMCELYLRAYSIGLVTDGEVALPLSQLVLADALGMTSVHINRVLKELRLAGAMALRRGSLDIIDPVKLIQIAGFDENYLHRRLRTGSDRH
- a CDS encoding YciE/YciF ferroxidase family protein is translated as MSTPETLNDIYVDELKDLYSANDQMLKVVKKMTTKASDAALKEMLTKSHEGITAHTAVIKELIAGQDEKVSKEHCKGMEGLVAEATKHVLEEGPKKGPMLDVLIIAQYQRMTHYGLAGFGTAAAYAKALGLKDDDKKLRAATKEIYGSDEYMTRLAETTVNIDAKDA
- a CDS encoding GlsB/YeaQ/YmgE family stress response membrane protein codes for the protein MGIIVLLVVGGLIGWVASMIMRTNGQQGIILNIVVGIVGALLAGFIITPLIGGSPITSGEISIQSVLVSLVGAVVLLAIINMFRRGAVR
- a CDS encoding helix-turn-helix transcriptional regulator, with the translated sequence MTNPDQPALRHLEQLTAQLLDGVILIDPAGTILSANAAALRMHGVGTLAELGTTAEGYAERFTLRTHDHRPLKHREYPLFRLLAGDSFPDLIVEVAPAGDDQARWIHQVRDVVMDIDGGEAEYLALVIDDVSARFDAEARFAAMFNANPAPAIVVRLHDQRIVQVNAGFETLTGFTPEALTGKSLFGLDLLANLADPVAVRRRIEEGEIVAQAEAELRVADGSRRLVLFAGQPIDVTGEDSLLLTFADLEPRRRAEQALAASEHHLRSVFEMAPVAMVVTADCDHRIASVNAAFRALTGHDARQAIGQTADDLQLWEDPQLGQSLERQLVELGAVRDAEAILRSRTGAPIDCLISAETISVEGAPCVLWVCQDVTSRKQSERELADAIDAVMKDANWLSHSILDKLATLRRPEAPAPPSNLSPREREILELICDDLDDNAIAVQLGLSRNTVRNHVARLYAKIGVNRRSGAVVWGRERGMGTRRD
- a CDS encoding phosphatase PAP2 family protein is translated as MIASDSDGTWLHRLDTRILVTLLIVIVALGGFAYVASEVAEGNPLAIDRWLLLLLRSVADPGTSIGPRWFSHAMVDFTALGGGTVLTLVTFFITGYLVARRKLALAMFVASSIAAGGLLNALLKTAFVRARPDIVPHLVEVSSASFPSGHAMNSAMVYLTGAALLASAEPSRRVRVFLITAALVLTLLIGFSRVFLGVHFPTDVLAGWAVGIAWAVAASWVAGILQRRHTIEGAEGTTTSIAR
- a CDS encoding M24 family metallopeptidase yields the protein MTMAWRAALFLALTSVPVAASAQQEVRPAYPPVLPLRERAAVIDGWLRERLDTVLPAIMREQGVDMWVLVARENFEEPVIASMLDAESMAARRRTILVFFDSGEGLPFERLTVSRYPLGDLFEADWDPHIQPDQWKRLTEIIAVRNPKRIAINSSRRTAYADGMTLSAHDEMMAALPESLRSRVVRDETLAVRWLETRTAAEMARYPQIVALAHAIIGEGLSDKVITPGVTTTDDVVWWFRERIAALKLDTWFQPSVAVSRRGVKDTLDGDTVIAPGDLIWTDFGIEYLRLHTDTQQNAYVLRPGETQAPKGLRDGLAANNRVQDALTTSFRVGDSGNAILARARAKAIAQGLNPSIYSHPIGYHGHGAGTAIGFWDNQQPDPRGDYPLYPNTAWSIELAATAAVPEWGGQLVSFKTEEDAYYDGSRVTYLDGRQTDLYLLGGTPTANLKPGIPK
- a CDS encoding alpha/beta fold hydrolase; this translates as MANASKPNDIARNTPATWLGAGIAALAGAAIFNRWSAARAERDHPPIGAFVEVDGMPVHYYQRGAGPAIVLIHGSASLVEDFVVSGLIDLLAKQHRVIAFDRPGYGYTPRPRGIDWTPERQAELLVAACAKLGIDRPIVVGHSWGTLPALAWALDHRDAIGGLALLSGYFFATPRPDAVMAAVAGSPGLGDVIANTVAPLQTRLTGPLGNKLVFSPADPTEAFLKDIPFTLMLRPSQLRATAIDSGQMPASAARLSPRYAELDLPIAIVWGVGDKLVVQADQSAKLAEQLPGAVATRMDWVGHMVHHTDPARVAAAILAVADRA
- a CDS encoding diacylglycerol/lipid kinase family protein — protein: MQALSRPIPREAVLIVNAHSRKGEALCHQAKEKLEQAGITLIASHAVQDPSKLNDFVREAVRDGAPMVIVGGGDGSLSRLVDDVANTDCVFAVLPLGTANSFARTLGLPLDLDGAIDAIVTGRLRRIDLGMIDDDYFVNAAALGLSPMIGDTVPHKLKRYLGRVGYLGWALWCLLNFRPFRLTVEDEHGEHRTWASEVRIFNGRFHGGVELIETTDVDSGDIVIQAVTGRSLMRLAFDWYAKFFKLKSRSANTVEFRGRELRLRTRPHQNISIDGENLARTPVTVRVAQRAIEVVVPSAPSIV